The Pyrus communis chromosome 8, drPyrComm1.1, whole genome shotgun sequence region TGAGCCTGTCCTTGGACAAAACACCAGTTATGGTGGATTTGTACCTGAGCTGGTAAGAATTTTCAATGGAGAAGCTGCAAGTTCCGTCAAAATACGCCTTGAAATTGCCAGACTCTCTGTCTAATTCGTACCCTGTCACTCCTTTAGGAAGAAGGCCGATCGGGAAGTCGTAATCTTGAAGCACCTCATAGGCTGATGGCCCGTCGTCGCCGTAGGCGAAGGACGATGAGAGAACAACCACAAGTACGGCGACGGGTAACACCGACAGAGCCATGAGTTCCAGATCGAAGCTTTCTtgcagcttttttttttgtttttttttgggtagaAGAAGTGAGCTATGTATCGATATTGAGCGTGGGAGAATGCCATTCGTAAGTTTTGCTTGTCACCATTCTCATCAATGGTTTTCAATGCACGACGTTTATCCTTTTGTCGTGTAAAGTGTGGTTGTAGTAAATTCCGGAAAAGGATCCTTTTCTTGGAAGATCTTATAATTATGTCCGTTTATcgtaatataaatagtatctaacaaaAATTGACTACACAATGTATAATAAACGAACATGATTACATCTTCCAAATTCCTAGAAAGAGAATCAGACAAGAATCCTTTTTCGTAAATTTCACCCTACTCTTGAGCTGCGCTTTTCCTAAAGCCTACATGGTGCCACGTAGGGGTTGGTTGGGAGATCATTCTTGTCTAGATCATGTGTACGACTAATACACCATAATCAACGGTATGGGTGACAATGTTCGGTTTGGAGAATAAATGCTATTTTCATTTCCATGATTATGAAAATAAGCAATATTTATAATGCAAATTAATTATCGGGGATTACCCATAATCATAGCTATAGAGTAACGAATTTTTCATTAGTTCACGATTATATCTATCTTCGTCAATGCAAAATAATTATTCGTTTCACTAAAACATTATAATTTAATAGCTACTAACCCAGTTATTAGCTAATTACatcaaaatcataaaaaacatAACCATAATTCCATGAGATGTTCATGATAAGTCACATATGATAGCAAATTAAGGCAAGTTAGTCctgtgaaaaaaaaggaaaaaggatgaCAAAATGGATTCATCATAGGTTTTTACGAATATATTTATCTTCGtcaatgaaaaataattaattgtttaACTAACACATTATAATTTAATAGCTACTAACCTCGTTATTAGATATCCACATCTAGATCATCAAAAACATAATAATACTTTCTTGAGATGTTCATGATAAGCCACATATGATAGCAAATTAAGGCAAATtagttctataaaaaaaaaatgatgacaaAAGCAAATATTTGTGAacattaaattatatatactttATATGGTTTGAATGTGGAGACCGTTATAGATCAAGAACTCCTATAACCATGTTAAAAACCGTAACCAAATAATATTCATAGTTTTTTCCATATCTTGAATTTTTATCCCTATATCTGTCTATTCAGACAACTATTCACAATTATCGAGTTTAACTGGTTGAATTGCCATCCCTAACTATCACTCCGGCACACTTCTGCATTTCTGTCCCACACCCGTAAAGCACCCATACTTGCTCAATAGGATTGGATTTATCGACATTTGGAAAATAAAGACAGGATTGGCTTTCATAAAGCACCCAtagttggagaaatttttagttgtgacaggAACAcgagtggtgggaaattttatttttaagttattaactttttagcacacatttCCCAgaatttgtataatgacacgtaatATATCACCCTGTGTACcgatcatattgaaaaatctcttcccATGCTTGCTCAATAGGATTGAAAGTTAGGGGTGGCAAGTGTAACATCTATGCAGACGCATGCATGGTTGTCAGCAGAGAGTGATTGGGGAGAGTACATTTTTGCTCACAATTCTTAGTAGCAATGCCATCACTCTCAAGTAGTAGTAATGTTCACCACCTTATTTATAATTGTTGGATGAGTTTAAAATTTAAGATTTGTCCATTTATTTACTACTCAAATttcgaaatttaaacttatctaaCGGTGATAAAATAGACCGATGAGCATCACCATCACTTGACGATGGTGAGCAAAGATATTCCCAATTGGCGAAATCTCACACATAATGCCTTCTTATCAGTCAATTCATCAATTGGAGGGAGAAAGCGTGACGGTGTTTGAGATAAAAATCGCCCTTAAGGTTGTACTCGTTTTAGCATCAGTGTATCCTACAAGTGATATAGAGTGGTAGACATCACCAGCACTTAAGAGTGGTGAACAAAAATACTCCTGACAAAACCTCACACGTAATGTTTTCTTATCAGTCAGTTCATCATTTAGAGGGAGAGAGCGACTGCGATGGAGATTAAAATCGGCCTCAAGGATGTAAAATGGGCTCGTCTGAGCATCAGTGTATCCTCCAAGTACTCCGGTTTATTCACAAAACCCCAGTGGCGCAACGCCGTCGACTCTTCAGACGATCAAAAGATTCGGGATCAAGCGAAGAACGGCACCAATGAACACATTCAACACGGTAGAACCATACAGCTCCTCATTCAAGAACTCGATTGTTATCGATCACTCTCACGCGAGAGTGAGAATCTACCAAATCCTTGTAACCGAAAAACAAAAGGCCGTATCACATTAAAACTAAGAAAGTTTGGGAACCGGTCTTTACAACAGTGAACTGAAATTAACAAGAAGCTCTACGATAAAGAAAATAGCATCGTCGACATAGTTCCGGTTCCATTTTAGAACCGATAGAAAATGTTAGATGACGGCAAAATCGTAAAACAAAGACTAAAGCAAGGCAGTTCAAGCAACTAAAAAGCATCGATATCACGACTATTTGTCAGTGTAGATTCTTAGTCATGGTGAGCAGAAACAAGAATTTGAAAGCACTATAGACATCTCGCAGTCAAAAAACCGGTCGGCGTAGATAACCAACTATCTGAAAACTAAGAGAAAAGGAGCCCTTGAAACTTACAAACATAGATGGCAGCGATTTATAATTTTTCCCGTGACAAAAGTTACCGCTGTTGCTGGATCTTCTAACCTCTCAAAGCACTCATCCTTTGAGAAATTATGCCATCTGCAAATAATATGTAGCAGGAAGAAAATCTTGACATAAGATCcagcaacaaaaaaaatcatctcaaaTGTAAGCACTGAAGCAGAACCGTATCAGTTTAAGAGTTAAACGAGACTAGCTCTAGCGGTAAGTGGAACAGTTAAAATCACAAGGTGATAGTTTATCCTATGGGCGTCCATATGTCGATATAAGCTAAAATTTACATCAGGATACGAGCATACAGCATGATTTAGGTCCAAGACTCATGAGATTCACATCCTAATTCAAATAAGGAGGGTATATATATTCCATCAACAGAGCCGATAACAAGTGGTACTTGAAGGAATTGGGTTCCATGGAAAAGGGAGAAATCTTTCTTGTTGTCTGCcccaaaacatttcaattttttttcatagatATAATGCAAATCTTAAACCGCTTCAAGAAAAGAAAGCAATACAACAACAAATGAGTAACTACGAGCCTGATACATACAGAAGAATCTTTGCATGTCCCATGATATATTCCGAAGACAACAATTGGCATCCGCAAATAACAAAGTtagcaacaaacaaaaaatgaaataatttcAATCACAATCAACAAGGGAAATTGTAGGGGAGGGGGAAAGGACAAGGATCATACGTACAACTATATAACAAAATCAACTCACATCCTTGAGTCTTTTAATCAATGCATCTAGAGATTTCTTCTGGGGGTTCTGCCTGCTTCCCCGGCTACCAAAGGTTCCAAATCGCCGCTCTGAAGGATCCCTCAACTTTTCTGAAATAAGCACTACTTTTCTGTAGTCCAAGGTATTGTAACTCCTCTCCCTGATTACCGGATTAAGAAAATTCTCTGGATGATTGCTTAAGAGTAAGTTAACTAATTGCCTCGACTCAGCAAGTGCTGTTTTCAACTGATTTGCTTCCTCGTCTGAGAGTAGAGGAGCTTGATTATCTGCAAAAGATTCCAGCAATCGAATATCCACATCAATGCTCATAATTGCATGTATGGTAAACCTCTTAACTGTGTCCCCAAGTAAAGCCCCTATTATCTTCTCCGATATGTGAGAAAGGACATCTTGCAAAACTCGTTTGAGAACCTGAGGAGGCAATATTTGCTGAGCAGTGGAAACCAGAGTTTCCAAATAAATGATCACCTCATTCACATATTCATTCCCATTCGGCCAAGGCTCATCGGCCATCCAGTTCACATTCTCAATCAACGTCAAGAACCCATCCACTTTTTGTTTAAGCAACCCAGAGAGCGTGTCTTCTGCTGCATCACGGGCTTTGCATAGCGGAAACTGCCTCCGCCCCCTCTCTACCATTCTCAAGGGCACTCCAGAAAGCTGAGCAGCATGTCGGAAGAAGAAATCACAAGCTCGCTCCATGACAGCCATATTAGCGGCTACTTGCATTGCCTGGGAGACCCCATGGATAGATGTACTGATA contains the following coding sequences:
- the LOC137741782 gene encoding uncharacterized protein At5g01610-like, which produces MALSVLPVAVLVVVLSSSFAYGDDGPSAYEVLQDYDFPIGLLPKGVTGYELDRESGNFKAYFDGTCSFSIENSYQLRYKSTITGVLSKDRLKDLKGVSVKVLFFWLNIVEVVRDGDELRFSVGIASADFSIDDFDESPQCGCGFACKSRASSM